The Microcystis panniformis FACHB-1757 region AATCGCTCTAGTCAAAGGACAAAAAAATTACTGTGCGGTTTTAGTAAATTTAGATACGGGAAAACTAATAGCTATTCTAGAGAAGCGAACACAAGAAGAATTGAGGGAAACGCTTACAGGGTGGGGAAAAGAGGTGTTAGAGCAAATTGAAGAAGTCAGCATAGACCTTTGGTTGCCCTATAAAAATTTGGTGAAAGAATTGATGCCATCGGCCGAGGTAGTCGCCGATAGATTCCATGTAATGAAACAAATTAATCAAGAGTTAGACGAACAAAGAAAAGCAGAAAAAAGAGCCGTAGAAGCGCAGAAAAATAAAAAACAGAAAGCGGAAAAAGAAGCGAAGCTAGAAGTTTTAAAGCGAAGTAAATATAGCTTGTTAAAAAATGAAAAAGATTTAACGGAAACTCAAAAAATCAAACTAGAAGCTATCAAAGAAAATTTCCCAAATTTGAAAAAGATGCACGAGTTAAAGGAAGAATTTAGAAAGATTTATGAAACCTCAGAGAATCCGACAGAAGGACTGCTATCCATCTCGGAATGGTTGGCAAAATCCTCCAGTGTTTTTACCAAGAGTTGTCAAACAATCCGAAACTGGTTTGGAGAAATAATTAGTTATTTCGAGCGAAGGACAACGAATGGGGTGGTCGAGGGAATCAACAATAAACTTAAACT contains the following coding sequences:
- a CDS encoding ISL3 family transposase; its protein translation is MILDKFLNLKGTCIQGYLHLENIGIVCRIESKNQKATCPRCGLESDKLHQNHRHLVKDLPISGQPVYLQVNRRQFKCDNCQKPFSEELDFVAKKRTYTKRLAENILEQLKSGDILNVSRRNDVTEEEIQRMIEDIAEEITETDLSKLKRLGIDEIALVKGQKNYCAVLVNLDTGKLIAILEKRTQEELRETLTGWGKEVLEQIEEVSIDLWLPYKNLVKELMPSAEVVADRFHVMKQINQELDEQRKAEKRAVEAQKNKKQKAEKEAKLEVLKRSKYSLLKNEKDLTETQKIKLEAIKENFPNLKKMHELKEEFRKIYETSENPTEGLLSISEWLAKSSSVFTKSCQTIRNWFGEIISYFERRTTNGVVEGINNKLKLIKRRGYGFRNFRNFWVRSMLSWHLVC